The proteins below are encoded in one region of Populus alba chromosome 2, ASM523922v2, whole genome shotgun sequence:
- the LOC118042309 gene encoding uncharacterized protein — translation MANPRSSVQLQPMKPVGFRFHPTHEELVSHYLVPKTRGDNVEDLLLMAEVILCKHEPWDLPDKSIMKSDDQAWYFFCPRELKNSNRKCSNRRTKAGFWKSTCQGKPIKTKHTKKVIGIRKTLVFHEKAGPKAKRTGWILDEYDIITDSSLSKEGQYVLCRLKKKPDEKTKKGEQNHHMTAVSDSDAEPSQSMASNSESQNGSAMTVNSAFDARELGHHVATYNSETQNSNELVNNSDPQVSELNHYMASDSRNQNSNKVKSNSAYAGSGSLDSMSSNSKTLYWNQPTVGSDYEGGKSHYKAFDPETQISNNMITMPTNENWLMACEKWLMAPDIKNQESPSQPEGDCGPSVVIPSLFINKSTNDLASEFINKNADKEIDISAFDEWSSLTETPPDFGNQNPCKKIDMSPLEEGYSSNSTTSISDNNLADVALPEVIRKTLENLEKFLEL, via the exons ATGGCTAATCCGAGAAGCTCAGTCCAGCTCCAGCCTATGAAACCAGTTGGATTTAGATTTCATCCAACCCATGAAGAATTAGTAAGTCATTATTTGGTGCCCAAAACGCGTGGTGATAACGTGGAGGACTTGCTGCTCATGGCAGAGGTTATCCTTTGCAAGCATGAACCATGGGATCTACCTG ATAAATCGATTATGAAGTCAGATGATCAAGCGTGGTATTTCTTCTGCCCTCGCGAACTCAAGAATTCGAACAGAAAATGTTCTAACAGAAGAACGAAGGCGGGATTCTGGAAATCAACCTGCCAGGGAAAGCCCATAAAGACTAAGCATACCAAGAAAGTGATCGGTATAAGAAAGACCTTAGTTTTCCATGAAAAAGCTGGGCCGAAAGCTAAGAGGACTGGGTGGATTTTAGACGAATATGATATTATCACCGATTCTAGCCTGTCTAAAGAA GGGCAATATGTTCTTTgtagattgaagaaaaaaccagATGAGAAGACCAAGAAAGGTGAACAAAATCACCACATGACTGCAGTCTCAGATTCTGATGCTGAACCAAGTCAGAGTATGGCTTCTAATTCTGAAAGTCAAAATGGAAGTGCGATGACGGTGAATTCAGCTTTTGATGCAAGAGAACTAGGTCACCATGTGGCTACTTATAATTCTGAAACTCAAAACTCAAATGAGCTGGTGAATAACTCAGATCCTCAAGTTAGTGAATTAAACCACTACATGGCTTCTGATTCTAGAAATCAGAACTCAAATAAGGTAAAGTCTAATTCAGCTTATGCTGGAAGTGGGTCGCTCGACTCCATGTCTTCTAATTCTAAAACTCTATACTGGAATCAGCCGACGGTTGGTTCAGATTATGAAGGAGGCAAAAGCCACTATAAGGCTTTTGATCCGGAAACTCAAATTTCAAACAACATGATTACCATGCCAACTAATGAGAATTGGTTAATGGCTTGTGAGAAATGGTTAATGgctcctgatattaaaaatcagGAATCGCCCTCTCAACCTGAAGGTGACTGCGGTCCTTCCGTGGTGATACCTtctttgtttataaataaatcaactaatgATTTGGCTTctgaatttataaataaaaatgccgACAAGGAAATCGATATATCAGCCTTCGATGAATGGAGTTCCCTCACAGAAACTCCTCCGGATTTTGGAAATCAAAATCCTTGTAAGAAGATTGATATGTCACCCCTTGAAGAAGGTTATTCGAGTAATTCGACGACTTCTATTTCAGACAATAATCTAGCTGATGTCGCGCTTCCAGAG GTAATCCGTAAGACGTTGGAAAATCTGGAAAAGTTTCTTGAGCTATAG
- the LOC118042260 gene encoding uncharacterized protein, producing the protein MGSDTEELRKQQVPVGSKKESPPLPADWINLVAKSKAQALKRISSTWCIYFMLKACSLCPATPLSCFQLPTEVSASPFFQDQIPVLGRVMNSDFSSVMADPLSLMQLMKAGFKFQPSPEELIINYLVPKSRGGIVEGVPMAEVNLCEHEPWDLPNRSIINLADQEWYFFCPRDLKYKKKSRLCNRKTKAGYWKSTCKIKPIMAGHTKKNIGVMKTLAFYKKARPKDVRTGWMIYEFDIVTNSSLSKKGQYVLCRLENRSDERIKKGEQNHLMASVSVSEAVPGQSMTSDSENQNSSEMVVSLASDDSELSHHVGSDSGNQNSSELTPARLVSELSYYMASDFRNQNSFKTGSNLAYDGSGSCHSTAFNSETQYLNQPTVGSVCIVNKNHYMAFDLENQNPNELLTVDSVSTVSKNHYMAFDLENQNPNELPTVDSVYTVSKNHYMAFDLENQNPNELPTVDSAYTVSNNHYMAFDSEYQNPNELLTADSVYDVSESQYMSFDSENQNLNIINSTSTYENSLMASHGFENKNPPFPPGGECGPSVVMPFKFINQSTYDESELSSLLAPDFGNQNLDKEINLPAFDEGEWSSLTAIPSTFGNENPSKKADISTHEEGYSSYLTGPFSENNLADVSLPDVSPELLAGAQEAIFEQKKSLYTVLQPPVCVEESHSYMDYDTSTST; encoded by the exons ATGGGATCAGATACAGAAGAACTTCGGAAACAA CAAGTCCCTGTAGGGTCCAAGAAAGAAAGTCCTCCCTTGCCTGCGGATTGGATAAATCTTGTAGCAAAATCCAAGGCTCAAGCTTTA AAGAGAATCTCTAGCACTTGGTgcatatattttatgttgaaagcaTGCTCACTCTGTCCAGCCACTCCTCTCTCTTGTTTCCAACTTCCCACTGAAGTGAGCGCTTCTCCATTCTTTCAAGACCAGATTCCTGTTTTAGGAAGAGTAATGAATTCCGATTTCTCATCAG TCATGGCGGATCCATTAAGCTTAATGCAATTAATGAAAGCTGGATTTAAATTTCAACCATCCCCTGAAgaattaataatcaattatttgGTGCCGAAATCACGTGGTGGTATTGTGGAAGGCGTGCCCATGGCAGAGGTTAACCTCTGCGAGCATGAACCATGGGATCTACCAA ATAGATCGATTATAAATTTAGCTGATCAAGAGTGGTATTTCTTTTGCCCTCGCGATCTTAAGTACAAGAAGAAGAGCAGACTttgtaatagaaaaacaaagGCTGGATACTGGAAGTCGACCTGCAAGATAAAGCCAATCATGGCCGGGCatactaagaaaaacattgGTGTCATGAAGACTTTGGCTTTCTATAAAAAAGCTCGGCCGAAAGATGTGAGGACTGGCTGGATGATATACGAATTTGACATCGTCACCAATTCTAGCCTCTCTAAAAAG GGTCAATATGTTCTATGTAGATTGGAGAATAGATCAGATGAGAGGATCAAGAAAGGTGAACAAAATCACCTTATGGCTTCAGTCTCTGTTTCTGAAGCTGTACCAGGTCAGAGTATGACTTCTGATTCTGAAAATCAAAACTCAAGTGAGATGGTTGTGAGTTTAGCTTCTGATGATAGTGAATTAAGTCACCATGTGGGCTCTGATTCTGGAAACCAAAACTCAAGTGAGCTGACCCCAGCTCGCCTAGTTAGTGAATTAAGTTACTACATGGCTTCTGATTTTAGAAATCAGAACTCATTTAAGACAGGGTCTAATTTAGCTTACGATGGAAGTGGTTCCTGCCACTCCACGGCTTTTAACTCCGAAACTCAATACCTGAATCAGCCAACAGTTGGTTCAGTTTGTATTGTCAACAAAAACCACTATATGGCTTTTGATTTggaaaatcaaaacccaaatgAACTGCTGACAGTTGATTCAGTTTCTACTGTCAGCAAAAACCATTACATGGCTTTTGATTTggaaaatcaaaacccaaatgAACTGCCGACAGTTGATTCAGTTTATACTGTCAGCAAAAACCATTACATGGCTTTTGATTTggaaaatcaaaacccaaatgAACTGCCGACAGTTGATTCAGCTTATACTGTCAGCAACAACCATTATATGGCTTTTGATTCGGAGTATCAAAACCCAAATGAGCTGCTGACAGCTGATTCAGTCTATGATGTCAGTGAAAGTCAGTACATGTCTTTTGattcagaaaatcaaaatttgaacatTATAAATTCTACATCAACTTATGAGAACTCGTTAATGGCTTCtcatggttttgaaaataaaaatccacCCTTTCCACCTGGAGGTGAATGTGGTCCTTCTGTGGTGAtgccttttaaatttataaaccaATCAACCTATGATGAAAGCGAACTAAGTAGCCTTTTGGCTCCTGATTTTGGAAACCAAAATCTAGACAAGGAAATTAATTTACCAGCCTTCGATGAAGGTGAATGGAGTTCTCTCACAGCAATACCTTCGACTTTTGGAAATGAAAATCCTTCTAAGAAGGCTGATATATCAACCCATGAAGAAGGTTACTCGAGTTACTTGACGGGCCCTTTTTCAGAAAATAACCTAGCTGATGTCTCGCTTCCAGAT GTAAGCCCTGAACTTCTAGCAGGGGCGCAGGAAGcaatttttgagcaaaaaaaaagtcTCTACACAGTACTTCAGCCGCCTGTGTGCGTGGAGGAAAGCCACTCCTACATGGACTATGATACCTCCACGTCTACTTGA
- the LOC118042267 gene encoding protein NTM1-like 9 isoform X1 produces the protein MTGSTTPFRSAPVGYGFHPTDEELVNHFLKLKMIGGHDHVVSTIAEVNVCAYEPWELPGLSAIQSNDPECYFFSRRNYKYSNSQRANRTTGAGYWKGTGRDRTITAKSTGEQIATKKTLVFYTGRVPNGVKTNWIMHEYNPTFSFPNKRDFILYKLKKNPDDLPAFDEGESSASNVDEALNYEHNWNHSMGLTREIITSTLPYALQINGNV, from the exons ATGACAGGCTCAACAACACCTTTTCGATCAGCCCCAGTGGGTTATGGATTCCATCCAACCGATGAGGAATTAGTGAACCATTTCCTCAAGTTAAAGATGATCGGTGGCCATGATCACGTAGTCAGCACAATCGCCGAGGTTAACGTGTGCGCTTATGAACCTTGGGAACTACCTG GGCTATCAGCAATTCAGTCAAATGATCCAGAGTGTTATTTCTTTTCTCGTCGGAATTACAAGTACTCCAATAGTCAGAGGGCTAACAGGACTACTGGAGCTGGATACTGGAAAGGCACCGGTAGGGATCGTACAATCACGGCTAAGAGCACAGGGGAGCAAATTGCTACGAAGAAAACTTTGGTTTTCTACACCGGTCGCGTTCCTAATGGAGTCAAGACCAATTGGATCATGCACGAGTACAACCCAACTTTCAGCTTCCCTAACAAG AGGGACTTCATTCTCTACAAACTCAAGAAAAATCCAGATGATTTGCCAGCATTTGATGAAGGTGAATCAAGTGCTTCCAACGTGGATGAG GCTCTCAACTACGAGCACAACTGGAATCATTCAATGGGATTGACGAGGGAGATTATAACCTCAACTCTGCCCTACGCTTTACAAATTAATGGGAACGTGTAG
- the LOC118042267 gene encoding protein NTM1-like 9 isoform X2, with protein MTGSTTPFRSAPVGYGFHPTDEELVNHFLKLKMIGGHDHVVSTIAEVNVCAYEPWELPGLSAIQSNDPECYFFSRRNYKYSNSQRANRTTGAGYWKGTGRDRTITAKSTGEQIATKKTLVFYTGRVPNGVKTNWIMHEYNPTFSFPNKRDFILYKLKKNPDDLPAFDEGESSASNVDEEGSQLRAQLESFNGIDEGDYNLNSALRFTN; from the exons ATGACAGGCTCAACAACACCTTTTCGATCAGCCCCAGTGGGTTATGGATTCCATCCAACCGATGAGGAATTAGTGAACCATTTCCTCAAGTTAAAGATGATCGGTGGCCATGATCACGTAGTCAGCACAATCGCCGAGGTTAACGTGTGCGCTTATGAACCTTGGGAACTACCTG GGCTATCAGCAATTCAGTCAAATGATCCAGAGTGTTATTTCTTTTCTCGTCGGAATTACAAGTACTCCAATAGTCAGAGGGCTAACAGGACTACTGGAGCTGGATACTGGAAAGGCACCGGTAGGGATCGTACAATCACGGCTAAGAGCACAGGGGAGCAAATTGCTACGAAGAAAACTTTGGTTTTCTACACCGGTCGCGTTCCTAATGGAGTCAAGACCAATTGGATCATGCACGAGTACAACCCAACTTTCAGCTTCCCTAACAAG AGGGACTTCATTCTCTACAAACTCAAGAAAAATCCAGATGATTTGCCAGCATTTGATGAAGGTGAATCAAGTGCTTCCAACGTGGATGAG GAAGGCTCTCAACTACGAGCACAACTGGAATCATTCAATGGGATTGACGAGGGAGATTATAACCTCAACTCTGCCCTACGCTTTACAAATTAA
- the LOC118042265 gene encoding probable methyltransferase PMT15 yields the protein MAILSPYLTFKAKKFNLYKITITIILCTVFYLVGFYKDSRGTISANATSSSSSTAFRCAPTNHSTTTLDFAARHFAQDPKPPVAREHHFPPCEPKFSEYTPCEDVERSVRFDRDRLIYRERHCPESHEILKCRVPPPYGYKVPFSWPESRGLAWYANVPHKDLTVEKKNQNWVRVEGERLRFPGGGTMFPRGADAYIDAIGKLIDLKDGSIRTAIDTGCGVASWGAYLLSRNILTVSFAPRDTHVSQVQFALERGVPALIGIIASIRLPYPSRSFDMAHCSRCLVPWGKYDGQYLIEIDRILRPGGYWILSGPPINWETHWKGWNRTREHLRAEQSQIEGVAKSLCWRKLVQRNDIAIWQKPTNHVHCKVNRKVFKRPLFCKSQNPDMAWYTKMETCLTPLPEVAGIRDIAGGQLAKWPERLNAIPPRISSGSLEGLTANSFVENSELWKKRVAYYKKIDYQLAKTGRYRNLLDMNAHLGGFAAALVDDPVWVMNVVPVQAKMNTLGVIFQRGLIGTYQNWCEAMSTYPRTYDFIHVDSLFSLYENRCGVEDILLEMDRILRPEGSVIIRDDVDILLNVKAIMDAMQWDGRITDHESGPHEREKILFATKMYWTAPRPDQD from the exons ATGGCAATATTATCTCCTTATCTCACATTCAAAGCCAAGAAATTCAATCTCTACAAAATCACAATAACCATAATCCTATGTACAGTCTTTTATCTGGTAGGTTTTTATAAAGACTCTCGTGGCACTATCTCTGCTAACGCAACATCATCATCCTCAAGCACAGCTTTCAGATGCGCCCCCACAAATCACAGCACCACAACGCTAGATTTTGCAGCACGCCACTTTGCTCAAGACCCAAAACCTCCGGTGGCGCGTGAGCATCACTTCCCGCCATGTGAGCCCAAGTTCAGTGAGTACACCCCATGTGAGGACGTTGAACGTTCGGTGAGATTTGATAGGGATAGACTTATATACAGAGAGAGACACTGCCCGGAGAGCCATGAGATCTTGAAGTGCCGTGTACCGCCTCCGTATGGTTATAAGGTGCCTTTTAGCTGGCCGGAGAGTAGAGGATTGGCATGGTATGCTAATGTGCCACATAAAGATTTGACGGTTGAGAAGAAGAATCAGAATTGGGTCCGCGTAGAAGGAGAGCGGCTCAGGTTCCCGGGTGGTGGAACCATGTTTCCTCGCGGTGCTGATGCTTATATTGATGCCATAGGGAAGCTGATAGATCTCAAAGATGGGTCGATAAGGACTGCCATCGATACTGGTTGCGGG GTTGCAAGCTGGGGAGCTTACCTTCTCTCAAGGAATATTCTAACAGTGTCATTTGCACCGAGAGACACCCATGTGTCTCAGGTGCAATTTGCTCTTGAACGTGGAGTCCCTGCGTTGATCGGAATTATTGCCTCCATTAGGCTACCTTACCCTTCAAGATCCTTCGACATGGCTCATTGCTCTCGCTGCCTGGTTCCCTGGGGCAAATATG ACGGACAATACCTTATTGAGATTGATAGAATTCTACGTCCGGGTGGATACTGGATTCTGTCGGGGCCGCCGATTAACTGGGAAACTCACTGGAAGGGCTGGAACAGAACACGTGAACATCTTCGAGCAGAGCAATCTCAGATTGAGGGAGTAGCCAAGAGCCTGTGCTGGAGAAAACTGGTTCAAAGGAATGATATTGCTATCTGGCAAAAACCCACCAATCACGTCCACTGCAAAGTTAACAGGAAGGTGTTCAAACGCCCCCTCTTTTGCAAGTCACAAAATCCTGACATGGCGTG GTACACCAAGATGGAGACTTGTTTGACACCGCTGCCTGAAGTGGCTGGCATTAGAGATATAGCTGGCGGGCAGCTAGCAAAATGGCCTGAGAGGTTGAACGCGATCCCTCCTAGGATTAGTAGTGGGAGTTTGGAGGGACTTACAGCAAATAGTTTCGTAGAAAATTCAGAGTTATGGAAGAAAAGAGTAGCATATTACAAGAAGATTGACTACCAGCTAGCGAAGACTGGGCGGTACCGTAACTTGCTCGATATGAACGCCCATTTAGGAGGCTTTGCAGCTGCTCTTGTTGATGATCCAGTTTGGGTTATGAATGTCGTCCCTGTCCAGGCAAAGATGAATACTTTGGGGGTCATTTTCCAGCGTGGCCTCATTGGAACTTATCAAAATTG GTGCGAAGCCATGTCTACCTACCCAAGGACTTACGATTTTATCCACGTTGATTCTCTTTTCAGCCTCTATGAGAACAG ATGTGGCGTGGAAGATATTCTGCTGGAAATGGATAGGATCTTGAGGCCGGAAGGTAGTGTTATCATCAGAGACGACGTCGATATCTTGCTGAATGTCAAGGCTATCATGGATGCGATGCAATGGGATGGCAGAATTACGGACCATGAAAGTGGCCCTCACGAGAGGGAGAAGATTCTTTTTGCAACCAAAATGTATTGGACAGCACCACGTCCAGACCAAGACTAG
- the LOC118042248 gene encoding COP9 signalosome complex subunit 1 has translation MEPDDEIYANGEADSSNSRNRPIISSEQLDIEAYAGLYTGRTKITRLLFIADQCGQNNNTAMQMEALRMAYEEIKKGENTQLFRDVVHKIDGRLGDDYGMDSAWCEMVDRRADQRKEKLENELNAYRTNLIKESIRMGYNDFGDYYYAHGSLAEAFKSYVRTRDYCTTSKHVIHMCMSAILVSIEMGQFTHVTSYINKAEQTADALDPNTVSKLRCAAGLANLDAKKYKLAARKFLEVGPELGNSYNEVIAPQDVATYGGLCALASFDRMELKNKVIDSINFRNFLELVPEVRELIHDFYSSHYASCLDYLGNLKANLMLDIHLHDHVQTLYDQIRNKALIQYTHPFLSVDLHMMANAFKTTVASLEKELEALINDNQIQARIDSHNKILYARHADQRNATFQRVLQTGSEFDRDVRAMLLRANLIKLEYKASRKP, from the exons ATGGAACCGGACGACGAGATCTACGCCAACGGCGAAGCCGACAGCTCAAACAGCCGAAACAGACCAATCATAAGCAGCGAACAACTTGACATCGAAGCATATGCTGGACTGTACACAGGAAGAACGAAAATCACGCGGTTGCTGTTTATCGCGGACCAGTGTGGTCAGAATAACAATACGGCGATGCAGATGGAAGCGCTTCGAATGGCTTACGAAGAGATCAAGAAAGGAGAGAACACGCAATTGTTTAGAGATGTAGTGCATAAGATTGATGGGAGGTTGGGGGATGATTATGGAATGGATAGTGCTTGGTGTGAGATGGTGGATAGAAGAGCCGATCAGAGGAAAGAGAAGCTTGAGAATGAACTTAATGCTTACAGG acaaatttgataaaagaaaGCATAAGAATGGGATATAATGATTTTGGAGATTACTATTACGCTCATGGTTCCCTTGCGGAGGCCTTTAAAAGTTATGTTCGTACCCGTGATTATTGCACTACATCAAAGCACGTTATTCATATGTGTATGAGTGCAATTCTTGTAAGCATTGAGATGGGTCAATTTACTCATGTCACGAGCTATATCAACAAAGCAGAACAAACAGCGGATGCCCTTGACCCTAATACAGTCTCAAAACTACGTTGTGCTGCAGGATTGGCTAATTTGGatgctaaaaaatacaaactcgCTGCTCGAAAG TTCCTGGAAGTGGGTCCTGAATTGGGAAATTCATACAATGAAGTTATTGCTCCTCAAGATGTTGCAACATATGGAGGACTTTGTGCACTTGCAAGTTTTGACCGGATGGAGCTGAAG AACAAAGTCATAGACAGTATCAACTTTCGTAATTTCTTGGAGTTGGTACCTGAAGTGAGAGAGCTTATTCATGATTTCTACTCAAG CCATTATGCTTCATGTCTGGATTACCTGGGAAATCTTAAAGCAAACTTGATGCTTGACATCCATTTGCATGACCATGTCCAGACACTGTATGATCAAATTCGCAACAAAGCTCTCATTCAGTATACACACCCATTCCTGTCTGTTGATCTGCACATGATGGCTAATGCTTTCAAAACAACTGTTGCGAGCTTAGAGAAAGAACTTGAAGCTTTGATTAATGACAATCAAATACAG GCACGAATTGACTCACACAACAAAATTCTATATGCACGGCATGCAGATCAAAGGAATGCCACTTTCCAGCGGGTACTGCAGACAGGCAGTGAGTTTGATAGGGATGTTCGGGCTATGTTGCTGAGGGCAAATCTTATCAAACTTGAATACAAGGCATCAAGGAAACCTTAA